One Methanobrevibacter sp. V74 DNA window includes the following coding sequences:
- a CDS encoding helix-turn-helix domain-containing protein, with translation MSGKSKIDVFNKMTKTALDEEISNYVAYHRYYQRLIAVKIVSEGNTITDAANILGKSYQTVHRWIKTCESEGLEGLKPSFGGGRPSKLTYDQLIELDKIIEKTPNMSMKDVHLLVNEKFNVDYSLKQIGKIVKKLGYNYSKAYPKFSKSPEDAEEQLKKT, from the coding sequence ATGTCTGGAAAATCTAAAATTGATGTTTTTAATAAAATGACTAAAACCGCATTAGATGAGGAAATCAGCAATTATGTGGCTTATCATAGGTATTATCAAAGATTGATTGCTGTTAAAATTGTTAGTGAAGGCAATACAATAACTGATGCTGCGAATATTCTAGGAAAATCCTATCAAACAGTTCACAGATGGATTAAAACATGTGAATCTGAAGGATTGGAAGGTTTAAAACCTTCTTTTGGTGGTGGAAGGCCATCAAAATTAACTTATGATCAACTAATTGAATTAGACAAAATCATTGAAAAAACACCAAATATGTCAATGAAAGATGTACATCTTCTTGTTAATGAAAAATTTAATGTAGATTACAGTTTAAAACAAATAGGAAAAATTGTAAAGAAATTAGGATACAATTACAGCAAAGCATATCCTAAATTTTCAAAATCCCCTGAAGATGCTGAAGAACAGTTAAAAAAAACTTAG
- a CDS encoding KH domain-containing protein translates to MPETDYLKIPQNRIGALIGSNGNIKKSIEKATGTILDIDSDEGTVHITPKEDIEDPLGVWNANHIVKAVGRGFNPEVALKLVSDEVYLEVLSLPLYIGKSKKALARHKGRIIGKDGKTREIIMEMTEVDMAIQGKTVSLIGEMDNIMVAKEAVEMILNGSRHKTVYGFLEHKKETLKMKEFKDLVGIEDDKIEFKDNIDFDEKDF, encoded by the coding sequence ATGCCAGAAACTGATTATTTAAAAATACCACAAAACAGAATAGGGGCATTAATAGGAAGCAATGGCAATATTAAAAAATCCATTGAAAAAGCAACTGGAACCATCCTAGATATTGATAGTGATGAAGGCACAGTTCATATTACGCCAAAAGAGGATATAGAAGATCCATTAGGAGTTTGGAATGCAAACCATATCGTTAAAGCAGTAGGACGTGGATTTAATCCAGAAGTGGCGCTTAAACTTGTTAGCGATGAGGTATATTTAGAAGTACTTAGTCTGCCATTGTATATTGGCAAATCTAAAAAAGCCCTTGCAAGACATAAAGGTAGAATTATTGGAAAAGATGGAAAAACACGTGAAATAATCATGGAAATGACCGAGGTCGATATGGCAATTCAGGGTAAAACCGTTTCACTTATTGGAGAAATGGACAATATCATGGTTGCAAAAGAAGCTGTTGAAATGATTTTGAATGGTTCTAGACATAAAACCGTTTATGGATTTTTAGAGCACAAAAAAGAAACATTAAAAATGAAAGAGTTCAAAGATCTTGTTGGAATTGAAGATGACAAAATTGAATTTAAAGACAACATTGACTTTGATGAAAAAGATTTTTAG
- the top6B gene encoding DNA topoisomerase VI subunit B, producing the protein MAQQQLGLDWEEDFQRLTPSEFFRKNKQMLGFTGKIRSLTIVFHELITNSFDACEESEILPDIDIELKRIDKEHYVLRHKDNGPGIPEDYVMQVYCMMFAGSKFRNIQSRGQQGLGCSGCVLLSQMTTGKPAHVISCYKDGDEIKGVKMKFQMDVKNNRGILMEREDFPAESTGVCIELQFKDVSYSLAEQGAFEYIRRTMIGNPHAKITFRDPSGHKYIFKRAADVVPVQPKEVLPHPKGVSADDLVEMAQNTDSRRYKSMLTSSMSRMSNKRVDEIAEITRIDMNKRPKAMTFQEAEAIVHCFKKMKFMAPPTDGLIPIGSEQIEKGMKQILKPEFVTTITRKPVTYAGGVSFIIEAGLAYGGDAGRVVNEKRKSEIMRFANRVPLTFDAGSCAITEALKSIDWKRYGLKDMDNTPLTLFVNIISTQVPYLSTGKQSVSPEPEIVHEIRQATMKLARKLQKHLRAKRAAKEKEKRSKVFEEYVPVIIEEAAKLGETGVPEYHEVLAKVTKRALAELFGEKVEEEDEEEELDAIIMEELDERGHVVSEGESTLDGFQEDDVEDGFED; encoded by the coding sequence TTGGCTCAACAACAATTAGGATTAGATTGGGAAGAAGACTTTCAAAGATTGACTCCATCTGAATTCTTTAGAAAAAACAAACAGATGCTGGGATTTACTGGTAAAATCCGTTCATTAACCATTGTATTCCACGAATTGATTACAAACAGTTTTGATGCATGTGAAGAATCTGAAATATTGCCCGATATTGACATCGAATTAAAACGCATTGATAAGGAACATTATGTTTTGAGACATAAAGATAATGGACCCGGAATTCCTGAAGACTATGTAATGCAAGTGTATTGTATGATGTTTGCAGGATCCAAATTCAGAAACATACAATCTAGAGGACAGCAAGGTTTAGGTTGTAGTGGTTGTGTACTCTTATCCCAAATGACAACAGGTAAACCTGCTCATGTAATTTCATGTTACAAAGATGGAGATGAAATTAAAGGAGTGAAAATGAAATTCCAAATGGATGTTAAAAACAACCGTGGAATTTTAATGGAAAGAGAAGATTTCCCTGCAGAATCAACTGGAGTATGTATCGAATTACAATTTAAAGATGTTTCATACTCACTTGCAGAACAAGGTGCTTTTGAATATATCCGAAGAACCATGATTGGTAACCCTCATGCGAAAATCACATTCAGAGATCCTTCTGGACACAAATACATCTTTAAAAGAGCAGCGGATGTTGTGCCGGTGCAACCAAAAGAAGTATTACCTCACCCTAAAGGCGTAAGTGCTGATGATTTAGTGGAAATGGCTCAAAATACAGACAGTAGAAGATATAAAAGCATGCTAACTTCTTCAATGTCAAGAATGTCCAATAAAAGAGTAGATGAAATTGCTGAGATAACTAGAATTGACATGAACAAACGTCCGAAAGCAATGACATTCCAAGAGGCAGAAGCCATTGTTCACTGCTTTAAGAAAATGAAATTCATGGCTCCTCCAACAGACGGACTTATACCAATCGGATCTGAACAGATTGAAAAAGGTATGAAGCAAATTCTTAAACCTGAATTTGTAACAACCATAACCCGAAAACCAGTCACATATGCAGGCGGTGTTTCATTTATTATTGAAGCGGGTTTGGCTTATGGTGGAGATGCTGGAAGAGTGGTTAATGAAAAAAGAAAATCTGAAATTATGAGATTCGCTAACAGAGTTCCATTAACCTTTGATGCAGGAAGCTGTGCCATTACAGAAGCTCTTAAAAGTATTGATTGGAAACGTTACGGTTTAAAAGATATGGATAACACTCCATTAACCTTATTTGTCAATATTATTTCAACTCAAGTACCTTACCTTTCAACAGGTAAACAAAGCGTATCACCTGAACCTGAAATCGTTCACGAAATCCGACAGGCAACTATGAAATTAGCTCGTAAATTACAAAAACACTTAAGAGCTAAAAGAGCCGCTAAAGAAAAAGAAAAACGTTCAAAAGTATTTGAAGAATACGTGCCAGTTATTATTGAAGAAGCCGCAAAACTTGGTGAAACTGGAGTGCCTGAATACCACGAAGTACTTGCAAAAGTAACCAAAAGAGCTCTTGCAGAGTTGTTTGGTGAAAAAGTTGAAGAAGAAGATGAAGAAGAAGAACTTGATGCAATCATCATGGAAGAGCTTGATGAAAGAGGCCATGTAGTTAGTGAAGGAGAATCCACATTAGATGGCTTCCAAGAAGATGATGTTGAAGATGGTTTTGAAGATTAG